The Chanos chanos chromosome 6, fChaCha1.1, whole genome shotgun sequence genome includes a region encoding these proteins:
- the meis3 gene encoding homeobox protein Meis3, producing MDKRYEELVQYPGSEGMPVGGYEEAMRSLPPPHYGHTVPDSLKHHRDQIYGHPLFPLLALVFEKCELATCSPRDTSALSAPPHLSGMTNHGDVCSSESFNDDIAAFAKQIRSEKPIFSTNPELDNLMIQAIQVLRFHLLELEKVHELCDNFCHRYITCLKGKMPTDLVLEDREGGSKSDMEDFTGSCTSLSEQTQSWLRDPDDCVSTPSGTPSASCGLTSHSTENCSDAGDGLDGGVASPSTGEEDESDRDRRNNKKRGIFPKVATNIMRAWLFQHLSHPYPSEEQKKQLSQDTGLTILQVNNWFINARRRIVQPMIDQSNRSGQGTPYSPEGAALGGYGLDSQSHLGLRTAGLQGMPSLSADYPGTLLPQPGYSHAGPSLHPYPGPHPAMLLHPPPHPHPAEPLIGQGLDIHAH from the exons ATGGATAAGAGG TATGAGGAGCTGGTGCAATACCCAGGGTCAGAGGGCATGCCTGTGGGGGGTTACGAAGAGGCCATGAGGTCATTGCCCCCACCTCACTATGGCCACACTGTCCCAGATTCTCTCAAACATCACCGCGACCAGATCTACGG TCATCCTCTGTTTCCACTCTTGGCTCTGGTGTTTGAGAAGTGTGAATTGGCCACCTGCTCGCCACGGGACACAAGTGCTCTCTCAGCCCCGCCCCATCTCTCTGGCATGACCAATCACGGTGATGTATGCTCCTCAGAATCCTTCAATGACGACATTGCTGCCTTTGCCAAACAA atACGGTCAGAGAAACCTATCTTTTCCACAAACCCTGAGCTAGATAACCTG ATGATTCAGGCAATACAGGTGTTGCGCTTCCACCTACTAGAACTCGAAAAG GTTCATGAACTCTGTGATAATTTCTGTCATCGGTATATCACCTGTCTCAAGGGCAAAATGCCCACGGATTTGGTCCTTGAGGACCGGGAGGGCGGGTCTAAATCCGACATGGAGGATTTCACAGGCTCTTGCACTAGTCTGTCAGAACAA ACTCAGTCTTGGTTACGAGATCCGGACGACTGTGTGTCAACACCCTCAGGAACTCCCAGTGCTTCCTGTGGCCTGACCTCACACAGTACAGAGAACTGCAGTGATGCTG GAGATGGGCTGGATGGGGGCGTGGCTTCTCCTAGCACAGGTGAAGAGGACgaatcagacagagacaggagaaacaacaagaaaagagGGATTTTCCCCAAAGTAGCAACCAACATCATGAGAGCCTGGCTCTTCCAGCATCTAtcg CACCCATATCCCTCTGAAGAGCAGAAGAAACAGCTATCACAAGACACCGGTCTCACGATCCTTCAGGTTAACAACTG GTTTATAAACGCCAGACGTAGAATTGTCCAGCCAATGATTGACCAGTCCAATCGCTCAG GTCAAGGAACTCCGTATAGTCCCGAGGGCGCGGCACTGGGAGGATACGGACTAGACAGTCAGTCCCACCTAGGTCTCAGGACAGCAG GTCTTCAGGGAATGCCCTCCCTGTCCGCTGACTACCCCGGGACGTTGCTTCCCCAGCCGGGTTACTCCCACGCTGGCCCCTCTCTCCACCCTTACCCAGGCCCACATCCGGCCATGCTGTTACACCCTCCACCTCATCCCCACCCCGCTGAGCCGCTCATAGGCCAAGGCCTGGACATCCACGCCCACTAA
- the rinl gene encoding ras and Rab interactor 2, whose product MNQLEDETTNSTDSSAKSPGKVPNGAPGALTGPLSLLQGLRECQGAWAPGSPWDRAGARAALWGRPAGSFLVIGDSSSQPNLLCMSVGGEVDSVRDFSIQFTGTGFHLAASQLVFPDLSQLVVFYTLSRDVLPLCLLVPSWVYGVKDKPVDSMSHLGPKSWLCPSSDVPADAVTPVTPHTVMCSIQLTAANGALCVINPLYLHEHGDDWLTKPSPRPQLANPPAALRRERLLSTKRKMVSPGLKKRGFSLDQEVCPSLDSQGSTEIQSQDPPTTPSTAGVVLRRASSSASCEPLRRVSGEMAVSPLPQSPHRVSWIEDNVWLNAPPPPTLLHPPSMELDSLSLSSVEDDTDSTKSPSDSPHLPRVHLADKVKNRLSAMGQALGGLVSPQRRLTKRVVELSERKGGAFAEAVRSFVEQTLGGGAVHGVTIAEMLQELRSSLTALREMLFDYSEIQSVIESMGDIPDYELDGMLEIALHKVALKPVYSHLYVTLQTMRRQDGSLPQLQGNQRTLESRTLEELDGTAGAGVPDALTLEKIQQRWDSMHQSYSPSKKVHILLKVCKTIYHRMSINAKPGVVFGADDFLPCLTWVLLRSDVATLQIDTDYMMELLDPSQLQGEGGYYLTSLYAALFYISSFRPRMAARQLSAEAHRSLSQWHRRRTLHCNQSRRSQNRRTFRKNNRSAEGRATLREAGQTSSRESLDSGDETFTTAPSGGHTETLPHVEADLGVVKEEEESVDDQQSDGVAQDSQTAVNREPETLETDKLSTEKQSDSTEEPTPL is encoded by the exons CAGTGCTAAGAGTCCTGGGAAGGTTCCCAACGGGGCTCCAGGGGCTCTGACCGGACCCCTCAGTCTTCTGCAGGGTTTACGGGAGTGTCAGGGTGCATGGGCTCCCGGAAGTCCCTGGGACAGAGCCGGAGCCCGCGCTGCTTTATGGGGTAGACCTGCTGGA AGTTTCCTGGTGATAGGCGATTCTTCCTCTCAGCCAAACCTCTTATGTATGTCTGTAGGCGGTGAAGTCGATTCAGTCAGGGACTTCTCCATCCAATTCACCGGAACAG gttTTCATCTGGCTGCCTCTCAGCTAGTCTTTCCGGATCTTTCTCAGCTGGTTGTATTCTACACTCTGAGCAG AGATGTGTTACCTCTCTGTTTGTTAGTTCCTTCATGGGTATATGGCGTTAAAGATAAACCAGTGGACAGTATGTCGCACCTTGGTCCCA AATCCTGGTTGTGTCCCTCATCAGACGTACCAGCTGACGCAGTGACTCCAGTCACTCCACATACAGTGATGTGCTCCATACAG ttaACCGCAGCCAACGGGGCACTGTGTGTCATTAATCCACTTTACCTTCATGAGCATGGCGATGATTGGCTGACAAAGCCCTCTCCCCGCCCACAACTGGCGAATCCACCAGCCGCGCTCAGGCGAGAGAGGCTGCTgagcacaaagagaaaaatggtgTCGCCGGGACTCAAGAAGAGAGGATTCTCATTGGACCAGGAAGTGTGTCCGAGCTTGGACAGTCAAG GTTCGACTGAGATCCAAAGTCAGGATCCTCCTACGACTCCGTCCACAGCGGGCGTGGTCCTGAGGAGGGCCAGTTCGTCCGCCAGCTGTGAGCCTCTCAGGCGGGTGAGCGGAGAGATGGCGGTGAGCCCGCTGCCTCAGTCCCCGCACCGGGTCTCCTGGATAGAGGACAACGTTTGGCTGAACGCGCCTCCTCCGCCCACCCTTCTCCACCCGCCCAGCATGGAGCTGGACTCCCTGTCGCTCAGCAGCGTCGAGGACGACACCGACTCGACCAAAAGCCCGTCCGACTCGCCGCATCTGCCCAGGGTTCACCTGGCGGACAAGGTCAAGAACCGCCTCTCGGCGATGGGGCAGGCCCTGGGCGGGCTCGTGTCGCCGCAGCGACGGCTGACCAAACGCGTGGTGGAGCTGAGCGAACGGAAGGGCGGGGCTTTCGCCGAGGCGGTGAGGAGCTTCGTGGAGCAGACGCTGGGGGGAGGGGCGGTTCACGGGGTGACCATCGCGGAGATGCTCCAGGAGTTACGCTCCTCCCTCACCGCCCTGCGAGAGATGCTGTTTGATTACTCCGAGATCCAGAGCGTCATTGAGAGTATGGGGGATATTCCTGACTATGAGCTGG atggcaTGCTGGAGATTGCCTTACATAAAGTGGCTCTGAAGCCAGTCTACTCTCACCTGTACGTGACCCTGCAGACCATGCGCAGGCAGGACGGCAGTCTGCCGCAGCTGCAGGGGAACCAGCGCACCCTGGAGAGCCGCACCCTGGAGGAGCTGGACGGCACGGCGGGGGCGGGCGTGCCCGACGCCCTCACGCTGGAGAAGATCCAGCAGCGCTGGGACTCCATGCACCAGTCTTATTCCCCCAGCAAGAAAGTCCACATCCTGCTCAAAGTGTGCAAGACCATTTACCACAGAATGAGCATCAACGCCAAACCCG GTGTGGTTTTCGGGGCTGATGATTTCCTGCCGTGCCTGACCTGGGTGCTCCTGCGTAGTGATGTGGCAACACTGCAGATAGACACTGACTACATGATGGAGCTTCTCGATCCCTCTCAGCTacagggagagg GTGGTTACTACCTTACATCTCTCTATGCTGCTCTTTTCTACATCAGTAGCTTCCGGCCACGTATGGCTGCGCGCCAGCTCAGTGCTGAAGCTCACAGGTCTCTCAGCCAGTGGCATCGCAGGCGCACCCTGCACTGCAACCAATCACGTCGCAGCCAGAACCGCAGAACATTTCGAAAGAACAACCGTAGCGCAGAGGGCAGGGCAACCCTAAGGGAAGCAGGACAGACATCAAGCAGAGAGAGCTTGGACTCTGGGGATGAAACCTTTACCACGGCGCCCTCTGGtggtcacacagagacactgccgCATGTTGAGGCAGACCTTGGGGTtgtgaaagaggaggaggagtctgTTGATGACCAGCAGTCAGACGGCGTTGCACAGGACAGCCAAACGGCAGTAAACAGAGAACCAGAGACTCTTGAAACAGACAAATTAAGCACGGAGAAACAATCAGACAGCACAGAAGAGCCAACTCCGCTTTGA